A genomic region of Novipirellula galeiformis contains the following coding sequences:
- a CDS encoding dockerin type I domain-containing protein, which produces MLNTSALALLARIASSLVPSGPGRRQRKPANPASRTIRYETLEVRRLLVSEGEPFEIVHHVDTTGLLGNVSAQVRWGDGTQTSAAIDAQPTRGNVKIRFDYSLDTSGFFSGVNESRRVLLQMAADTIVASLADDLDAIRPNAAGKLEWIANFTNPTTGISTLNSDGTPRDGVAQNLQVNANEIVIFAGARDLPGFERGRGGPGGYAFPNPGQLTPQEFANITAFRDAVQFRGETGAAASPATDFGPWGGSIAFDNNSTQWFFNKNIDGIQPGQTDFITVAMHELTHVLGFGNAGINKSWATFASASEFNGPAANEAYVGSGNPPLNQSAHWADSILTLDQQLTLMRATLSNNERQTITPLDVAALDDIGWTVVDSTVTVSANHVYGDDGIFPVEMVLTGSIFGELVVPVTNASVTNVKPSLTVAANQAVVAKSPLSISNIGSISDPGFRVNNTGQATDEAFDFSINWGDGSGLDSGVATIDQVGNASRPTLASFDGLHTFENAGNFIVTLRVDDRDGGVTEESFTVTVTSPPTLTLALDKTSIVENEGSEAAKLTITRSGPVSNRPLTVQLTSSDTSEATVPDTATIPAGATSVNVIVAAVDDALLDGTQSIELSATGGGVDPAAVDLIVKDHETLEARFTAASVNEGTPRAVQLRLTRSNSDTAEPLSVRVSGGDARELGFDGDLTIAANQTTALIDLMPIQDNDPEPTLSLSYSFSATGYVSDSASIDLVDDEAPFFQNPVIPFDVDGNQRVTASDALAIINELQFRVGSTILDPEKEQPDGGVFYDVNGDYLLTAFDALLVINELSRQTSGQGESIQPTEHIGHFSTPIHIDGKIRDTEVERSLTSEIAGLLF; this is translated from the coding sequence ATGCTCAATACATCTGCCCTCGCATTGTTGGCGCGTATCGCTTCGTCGCTTGTTCCCAGCGGTCCTGGTCGTCGACAACGGAAACCGGCAAACCCCGCGTCGCGTACGATCCGCTACGAGACGCTCGAAGTGCGTCGATTGCTGGTTTCCGAAGGGGAGCCGTTTGAGATCGTCCATCACGTGGATACGACGGGGCTGTTAGGAAATGTTTCCGCTCAAGTTCGCTGGGGCGATGGCACGCAAACGTCAGCAGCCATTGACGCACAACCGACCCGCGGGAACGTCAAAATCCGCTTCGATTATTCACTCGATACGTCGGGTTTTTTCTCGGGCGTGAACGAATCACGACGCGTGCTGCTGCAAATGGCTGCCGACACAATCGTGGCTTCGTTGGCGGATGATCTCGATGCCATCCGCCCCAATGCCGCCGGAAAGTTAGAGTGGATCGCAAACTTCACCAATCCGACCACCGGGATCTCGACGCTGAACAGCGACGGCACACCACGCGATGGAGTTGCCCAAAATTTGCAAGTCAATGCCAATGAGATCGTCATCTTTGCCGGCGCTCGCGACCTGCCCGGCTTCGAACGTGGTCGCGGTGGTCCCGGCGGATATGCGTTTCCCAATCCGGGACAGCTAACGCCACAAGAGTTCGCCAACATCACCGCCTTCCGTGACGCCGTACAATTTCGAGGTGAAACCGGGGCGGCGGCGTCTCCGGCAACCGACTTTGGACCTTGGGGAGGATCGATCGCATTTGACAACAACTCGACGCAATGGTTCTTCAACAAAAACATTGACGGAATCCAGCCGGGGCAAACCGACTTTATCACCGTCGCGATGCATGAATTGACCCATGTACTTGGCTTTGGCAACGCAGGGATCAACAAGTCTTGGGCAACGTTCGCCTCGGCAAGTGAATTTAATGGACCAGCCGCAAACGAGGCTTACGTTGGCAGTGGCAATCCGCCGCTGAATCAATCCGCTCACTGGGCTGATTCCATCCTGACGCTTGACCAGCAATTGACCTTGATGCGAGCCACACTTAGCAATAATGAACGACAAACGATTACCCCGCTCGACGTCGCCGCGTTGGATGACATCGGTTGGACCGTCGTTGATTCAACCGTGACGGTCAGTGCCAATCACGTGTATGGTGACGATGGGATATTTCCAGTTGAAATGGTGTTAACGGGCAGCATATTTGGCGAGCTTGTCGTTCCCGTGACCAACGCGTCGGTCACAAATGTGAAGCCTTCGCTAACCGTTGCAGCGAATCAAGCGGTGGTGGCAAAGTCGCCGCTTTCGATCTCGAACATCGGGTCGATCTCGGATCCCGGTTTTCGAGTCAATAACACAGGCCAAGCGACTGACGAAGCGTTTGATTTTTCAATCAACTGGGGAGATGGAAGCGGGCTTGATTCAGGAGTGGCAACGATTGACCAAGTCGGAAATGCGTCTCGTCCTACCCTTGCATCGTTCGACGGCCTCCATACGTTTGAGAACGCGGGCAACTTCATCGTCACCCTTCGCGTGGACGATCGCGATGGAGGGGTTACAGAGGAATCATTCACCGTCACGGTGACGTCGCCTCCGACGCTAACGCTAGCTTTAGACAAAACATCAATCGTCGAGAACGAGGGTAGCGAGGCGGCGAAGCTGACCATCACTCGCTCGGGCCCCGTGTCCAATCGTCCGTTGACCGTCCAATTGACTTCGAGTGACACCAGCGAAGCAACCGTTCCGGACACCGCCACCATTCCTGCGGGTGCCACTTCCGTCAACGTCATTGTCGCAGCGGTCGACGACGCGCTGCTCGATGGGACACAGTCGATCGAATTGTCCGCAACCGGCGGTGGTGTCGATCCCGCCGCCGTGGACTTGATCGTCAAGGATCACGAAACCCTCGAGGCTCGCTTCACGGCAGCGAGTGTCAACGAAGGAACACCTCGCGCAGTTCAGTTGCGACTCACACGCAGCAATTCCGACACAGCCGAGCCGCTGTCGGTGCGTGTCTCCGGAGGAGATGCCCGCGAACTAGGCTTCGACGGTGACCTCACCATTGCGGCCAACCAAACCACTGCACTGATCGACTTGATGCCGATTCAGGACAATGATCCCGAACCCACACTTTCACTTAGCTATTCGTTTTCGGCGACGGGCTACGTTTCGGATTCGGCGAGCATTGATCTGGTGGATGACGAAGCTCCCTTCTTTCAAAATCCGGTGATCCCGTTCGACGTCGATGGCAACCAAAGGGTAACCGCCTCGGATGCGCTCGCAATTATCAATGAACTGCAATTTCGTGTGGGATCCACTATCCTGGATCCAGAAAAAGAACAGCCCGACGGAGGGGTGTTTTACGATGTCAACGGCGATTACTTGCTAACCGCATTCGACGCGCTTCTGGTGATCAATGAACTGAGCCGCCAGACATCGGGGCAAGGTGAATCAATACAACCCACGGAGCATATTGGGCATTTTTCCACCCCCATTCATATCGATGGGAAAATTCGCGATACTGAGGTGGAACGATCCCTCACCAGCGAAATAGCTGGCTTGTTGTTTTAG
- the araD gene encoding L-arabinonate dehydratase, with protein MTTNPNSASGASPSSDTNQARDPHTLRSSRWFAPDDMRSFGHRSRLKGMGFDDIDYEGRPVVAILNTWSDLNTCHSHFRNRADEVRRGILQSGGFPVEVPVMSLGEMMMKPTTMLYRNLLAMEVEEVLRCHPIDAAVLMGGCDKTVPAMLMGAISADIPSVFLPAGPMLKARWKEATLGSGSDVWKYWDERLAGNLCDRDWNCIENCIAPSAGTCMTMGTASTMACVAEALGFTLGGAANVPAVVAEHSRLAVATGRQAVEMAWEKRTPSSFLTERSIVNGVITSLAIGGSTNAIVHLIAIAGRLGIELTLERFDELSRITPVLGNLRPAGQYLMEDFYHAGGLRALLKELGELVDTSCQTISGVSLGQQIAEAEVIDNDVIRSRENPLAVVGGTSVLRGNLAPSGCVIKALAAEPRLQRHRGVAVVFDNYAEMKAQIHDPELEVTADSVLILRSAGPLGAPGFPEWGMLPIPQKLLQEGVRDMVRISDARMSGTSYGTCVLHIAPESAAGGPLALVQTGDEIEIDIPGRRIHWHVSDAEIARREQQQPEPKPLADRGYLHLYAKHVMQADKGCDFDFLVGRTPGAEPDIF; from the coding sequence ATGACAACGAACCCTAACTCCGCCTCAGGTGCCTCTCCCTCCTCAGACACGAATCAGGCTCGCGACCCTCACACGTTACGTTCGTCACGCTGGTTTGCCCCCGATGACATGCGTTCGTTCGGGCATCGTTCACGGTTGAAGGGGATGGGGTTTGACGACATTGATTACGAGGGGCGTCCCGTCGTTGCGATCCTCAATACGTGGAGTGATCTGAACACCTGTCACTCTCATTTTCGCAACCGCGCTGACGAAGTCCGTCGTGGCATTCTGCAATCCGGAGGCTTTCCCGTCGAAGTTCCCGTGATGTCGCTCGGCGAAATGATGATGAAACCAACGACGATGCTCTATCGCAATCTGTTAGCGATGGAAGTCGAAGAGGTGCTCCGCTGTCATCCGATCGATGCGGCGGTGTTGATGGGCGGTTGCGACAAAACCGTTCCTGCGATGTTAATGGGAGCGATTAGCGCCGACATTCCCTCGGTATTTCTACCGGCGGGTCCCATGCTAAAGGCGAGATGGAAAGAAGCCACGCTGGGCAGCGGAAGCGATGTGTGGAAGTACTGGGACGAGCGGTTGGCGGGGAACCTTTGTGATCGCGATTGGAATTGCATCGAAAATTGCATCGCGCCGTCGGCGGGAACTTGCATGACGATGGGCACCGCGAGCACGATGGCGTGTGTCGCCGAAGCGCTCGGGTTTACCTTGGGGGGCGCCGCGAACGTGCCCGCGGTGGTGGCCGAGCATTCGCGGTTGGCGGTTGCGACGGGCCGACAAGCGGTCGAGATGGCTTGGGAGAAACGAACGCCTTCAAGCTTCCTCACCGAGCGTTCCATCGTTAACGGTGTAATCACCTCGTTGGCGATCGGGGGTAGCACGAATGCGATCGTGCATTTGATTGCGATCGCGGGACGCCTCGGCATCGAGTTGACGTTGGAGCGATTCGACGAACTGTCCCGAATCACTCCGGTGCTGGGGAATCTTCGTCCGGCAGGCCAATACTTGATGGAAGATTTTTATCATGCCGGAGGCTTGCGGGCGTTATTAAAAGAGCTCGGCGAGCTTGTCGATACCTCGTGCCAAACGATCAGCGGGGTGAGCTTAGGGCAACAAATCGCCGAGGCCGAGGTGATTGATAACGACGTCATTCGATCCCGAGAAAATCCGTTGGCGGTCGTGGGGGGGACTTCGGTGTTGCGCGGCAATTTGGCTCCGAGTGGTTGTGTGATCAAGGCGCTTGCCGCCGAGCCGCGATTGCAACGTCACCGTGGTGTCGCGGTCGTTTTCGACAACTACGCCGAGATGAAAGCTCAGATCCACGATCCTGAGTTGGAGGTGACGGCCGATAGCGTGCTGATACTTCGTAGTGCCGGGCCTCTCGGTGCCCCAGGCTTTCCGGAGTGGGGCATGTTGCCGATTCCGCAAAAGCTGTTGCAAGAAGGGGTCCGTGATATGGTTCGAATCAGCGATGCGCGGATGAGTGGGACCAGCTACGGAACTTGCGTACTGCATATTGCACCTGAGAGTGCAGCAGGAGGCCCGTTGGCGTTGGTGCAGACCGGCGATGAAATCGAAATTGACATTCCGGGCCGGCGCATCCACTGGCACGTTTCCGATGCCGAAATTGCAAGGCGTGAGCAGCAGCAACCCGAACCGAAGCCGTTGGCCGATCGCGGCTATTTGCATCTCTACGCCAAGCATGTGATGCAAGCGGACAAGGGGTGCGATTTTGACTTTTTAGTGGGACGCACGCCGGGAGCTGAACCTGATATCTTTTAA
- a CDS encoding methyltransferase, with the protein MATFKRHPSPSTSASGGTRYGTMVATGVRCDRPLHAAVTLLLDERYSVTPLGRNGAFVVTLFPTYILEPAAMSASAIQPPRVDPTPIFEHFRGSYGSELLTAAVAHFDLFGRLAERAMAFDELANELGLQSRPANVLVTALRAMGLLEENEGLLRLTPMASEHLVPGARLDCGDYLSLAAQAPGVLSMVQLLKSNKPIGSDGDAGTAFIYRGGAKSAMDAEASARHFTLALAGRAKNVAPALADALPLCGPQTLLDLGGGTGIYSFALLQKHPQLRAVVFDRPDVLKVAQEFAETYGVSDRVELIPGDMFSDPLPENMDAVLLSNILHDWDVPECKTLIGRCVDALKPAGRLFIHDVFLDDSLDGPLPIALYSAALFSLTEGRAYSEAEYRSWMEAAGLKTEAKVPTLVHCGVVEGIAS; encoded by the coding sequence ATGGCTACTTTCAAACGCCATCCGTCACCTAGCACCAGCGCCTCGGGCGGTACCCGTTACGGTACGATGGTCGCGACGGGTGTTCGCTGCGACCGTCCGTTGCACGCAGCGGTGACACTCTTGTTGGACGAACGATATTCCGTCACACCTTTGGGGCGGAATGGGGCGTTTGTCGTCACACTTTTTCCTACTTACATTTTGGAACCCGCAGCAATGTCCGCATCCGCGATTCAACCTCCCCGCGTAGACCCGACGCCTATCTTTGAACACTTTCGTGGCAGTTACGGCTCGGAGCTGTTGACCGCTGCGGTAGCTCATTTCGATCTCTTCGGACGTCTTGCCGAGCGAGCGATGGCGTTCGATGAACTGGCCAACGAGCTCGGGCTTCAGTCGCGTCCCGCCAACGTATTGGTTACCGCGTTGCGCGCGATGGGGTTGCTTGAGGAGAACGAGGGGCTGCTCCGCCTCACTCCAATGGCGTCGGAGCATCTCGTGCCTGGAGCTCGTTTAGATTGTGGCGATTACCTGTCGCTTGCCGCGCAAGCCCCAGGCGTGCTTTCGATGGTCCAGCTTTTGAAGAGCAACAAACCGATCGGTTCGGACGGAGACGCGGGAACGGCATTCATTTACCGGGGTGGCGCAAAGTCCGCAATGGATGCTGAAGCTTCGGCGCGTCATTTCACGTTGGCGCTTGCCGGGCGAGCAAAAAATGTCGCTCCTGCGTTAGCGGATGCGTTACCGCTTTGCGGTCCCCAAACGCTCTTGGACTTAGGCGGCGGCACGGGGATCTATAGCTTCGCGTTACTTCAAAAGCATCCGCAACTTCGCGCGGTTGTATTTGATCGTCCCGACGTGCTGAAGGTCGCCCAGGAATTCGCGGAAACGTACGGCGTCTCGGATCGCGTCGAGCTGATCCCAGGTGATATGTTTAGCGATCCGTTGCCGGAAAACATGGATGCGGTTTTGTTGTCGAACATCTTGCACGACTGGGACGTTCCCGAGTGCAAGACCTTGATCGGACGCTGTGTTGACGCCTTGAAGCCTGCTGGTCGACTCTTTATTCATGACGTATTTCTGGACGATTCACTCGACGGTCCCCTGCCCATCGCACTTTACTCGGCAGCCTTATTCTCGTTGACCGAGGGCCGCGCCTACAGCGAAGCGGAGTACCGATCGTGGATGGAAGCGGCGGGGCTAAAGACGGAAGCGAAGGTGCCCACGTTGGTGCATTGTGGCGTCGTCGAAGGCATCGCATCGTAG